One Helianthus annuus cultivar XRQ/B chromosome 12, HanXRQr2.0-SUNRISE, whole genome shotgun sequence genomic region harbors:
- the LOC110893084 gene encoding uncharacterized protein LOC110893084, producing the protein MNCLSINIRGIGGCGKPGWIRKIKNDFGVSFIGLQESMACNVHSAVVSNYWGGSGFEFEVVNANGNSGGLVSIWDPKLFVKDKVSKDCNFLHVAGTFLGGAVRVNVLNVYAPQQNIEKRQLWSRIDNLIRSNQGWWIIFGDFNAVRDRVERKNSNFDPVCTRDFNDFIDNSGLHEYNQKGMRYTYMSHRRGVCTWSRIDRFLVCENVFNKWPNACVRALDRNFSDHSPILFTVEDLNFGPKPFRLFDSWLDRPGCIEVVNSVCENWFNHGPADLNLLRKLGCLRGRLKDWYHAYSISEHSEEARLRLEKEEIERQMENQDLDETDLWIWSECKVALENIEGHKARDLRQKSRVKWASLGDENSSFFHCVVNGRKARNSIPGLMINGEWVTKPTLVKKEVFRFFRSHFKETISVRPALCCSGIKTIDEQGRIFLVDSFSKQEIKDAVFECGSNKAPGPDGFNFRFLKRFWCLFEEDFHKIMTEFHGSGIINSGCGSSFITLIPKVKSPMGLKDYRPITLIAYDNVNWNFLLSVMSQMGFPKRWCDWIKGICLSSRAAVLVNGSPTFDFRCEKGLRQGDPLSPFLFLIVMEALSWILNKAKDIGVFKGINFSEDGTDLTHLLYADDALILGEWTCENIKSIARVLRIFYLCSGLRINLHKSNIYGVCTDDLEVDNMMEVLGCKRGDFPFTYLGIKVGAKMTRIINWEPVVDVIKGRLASWKAKHLSIGGRLTLIKSVLESLPVYYFSLYKAPKAVIDSIEMCMRRFLWADSYVEKKISWVAWEIVTLPKNQGGLGISKLQEVNDALLLKWTWRFKTEDSCLWKKVIMGCHGSSRPWAMLPCNASSSGCWKYIVKVGDIKVANGMPLHSFFVGNLGDGRSIYFWGDVWLRDAPLRIIYPNLFRLEKDKWIKVADRMHCVDGFKTMTWDWKSTPSSHEEVSELFQLLNDVHNLEWQGGVDNWKWKDTKDGLFKVSSAKRLMSNDTTGTCRSMVKWKDWTPLKCKILVWRVLFNRIPTVVELIKRGVSILDTACSLCHSDLETTLHLFTGCIFSHEVWFRIELWCRLNHTFIFDVTDLIRVPESTSMSKDNKHILRGIVYTFMWVLWIERNDRIFNDKKRSPIQIVENIKSTAYFLLRNRTRWKDIDWKTWCICPLG; encoded by the exons ATGAATTGTCTCTCGATTAATATTCGAGGGATAGGGGGTTGTGGTAAACCGGGTTGGATTAGGAAAATTAAAAACGACTTTGGTGTTTCCTTTATTGGCTTGCAAGAGTCTATGGCTTGTAATGTACATTCGGCTGTGGTCTCTAATTATTGGGGAGGCTCAGGTTTTGAGTTCGAGGTAGTGAACGCGAATGGTAATTCAGGAGGTTTAGTGAGTATATGGGATCCTAAATTGTTCGTTAAAGATAAGGTTTCTAAGGACTGTAATTTTCTTCATGTTGCGGGTACGTTTTTGGGAGGAGCGGTTCGTGTTAATGTATTGAATGTTTATGCTCCCCAACAGAATATTGAGAAAAGGCAATTATGGTCTAGAATTGATAATCTTATCCGATCGAATCAAGGCTGGTGGATTATTTTTGGTGATTTTAACGCGGTGCGTGATCGGGTTGAGagaaaaaattcaaattttgatccAGTTTGCACCCGGGATTTCAACGATTTTATAGACAATTCGGGTCTGCATGAATATAACCAGAAAGGGATGAGGTATACTTATATGTCTCATAGAAGAGGGGTTTGTACATGGAGTAGAATCGATAGATTTTTGGTTTGCGAAAACGTCTTTAATAAGTGGCCTAATGCGTGTGTCCGGGCTTTGGATAGGAACTTTTCGGATCATTCTCCTATCCTTTTCACTGTTGAAGACTTAAACTTCGGCCCTAAGCCTTTCAGGTTATTTGATTCGTGGCTTGATCGACCCGGTTGTATAGAAGTGGTTAATTCGGTTTGTGAAAATTGGTTTAACCATGGCCCAGCCGATTTGAACCTGTTGAGAAAACTTGGATGTTTGCGTGGTAGATTGAAAGATTGGTACCATGCCTATAGCATTTCGGAACATTCTGAGGAGGCTCGGCTCAGATTAGAGAAAGAAGAGATTGAGAGGCAGATGGAGAATCAAGATTTGGATGAAACTGATTTGTGGATATGGTCAGAATGTAAGGTCGCGCTGGAAAATATAGAGGGCCATAAGGCGCGTGATCTTAGACAAAAGTCGCGTGTCAAATGGGCCTCCTTGGGAGACGAAAATTCTAGTTTTTTCCATTGCGTGGTCAACGGTAGAAAGGCGCGTAACTCTATCCCGGGTTTAATGATTAACGGCGAGTGGGTTACAAAACCAACGCTTGTAAAGAAAGAGGTTTTCCGCTTTTTTAGAAGCCATTTTAAAGAGACGATTTCAGTTCGGCCGGCCTTGTGTTGTTCGGGTATAAAGACTATCGATGAGCAGGGGCGTATTTTCTTGGTTGATTCTTTTTCAAAACAAGAGATTAAAGATGCGGTTTTTGAGTGTGGTTCTAATAAGGCGCCAGGACCCGACGGTTTCAACTTTCGGTTTCTCAAGCGCTTTTGGTGCTTGTTCGAGGAGGATTTTCACAAGATTATGACAGAATTTCACGGTTCAGGTATTATTAATTCTGGTTGCGGGTCCTCCTTTATTACCTTGATTCCAAAGGTTAAATCTCCTATGGGGCTTAAAGACTATAGGCCTATTACTCTTATTG cCTACGATAATGTCAACTGGAATTTTTTGCTCTCTGTTATGTCTCAAATGGGTTTTCCCAAGAGATGGTGCGACTGGATTAAAGGTATTTGTCTCTCCTCAAGAGCCGCGGTACTGGTTAATGGTTCTCCTACTTTTGACTTCCGGTGCGAGAAGGGTCTTCGGCAAGGCGATCCACTGTCGCCTTTTTTATTCTTGATAGTTATGGAAGCTCTTTCTTGGATCCTTAACAAAGCCAAGGATATTGGCGTTTTTAAAGGTATTAATTTTTCTGAAGACGGAACGGATTTGACGCATCTTTTGTATGCGGACGATGCTCTCATTTTGGGGGAATGGACGTGCGAGAATATTAAGAGCATTGCCCGGGTCCTTCGCATTTTCTATTTATGCTCGGGTCTCCGGATAAATCTCCATAAATCAAATATTTATGGTGTTTGTACGGATGACTTGGAGGTGGACAATATGATGGAAGTCTTAGGTTGTAAGCGTGGAGATTTTCCCTTCACTTACCTTGGAATCAAAGTCGGGGCTAAGATGACGCGTATTATTAATTGGGAGCCGGTTGTTGATGTCATCAAAGGACGTTTAGCTTCCTGGAAAGCTAAACATTTATCGATAGGGGGTCGTTTAACTCTTATTAAATCGGTTCTTGAAAGCCTTCCCGTGTATTATTTTTCCTTGTATAAGGCCCCTAAAGCCGTGATTGACTCTATTGAGATGTGTATGAGGCGATTCCTTTGGGCCGATTCTTATGTTGAGAAGAAAATATCTTGGGTTGCTTGGGAGATTGTCACGTTACCAAAAAATCAAGGAGGTTTGGGTATTTCTAAGTTACAAGAGGTGAACGATGCTTTATTGTTAAAATGGACTTGGAGATTCAAAACCGAAGATAGTTGCTTGTGGAAGAAGGTTATTATGGGGTGCCATGGTTCGAGTAGACCTTGGGCTATGTTACCTTGTAATGCGTCGTCGAGTGGTTGTTGGAAATATATAGTTAAAGTGGGCGATATCAAAGTTGCTAATGGTATGCCCCTTCACTCTTTTTTTGTTGGAAACCTTGGAGATGGTCGATCGATTTATTTTTGGGGAGATGTTTGGTTGCGGGATGCTCCGCTTCGTATTATTTACCCTAACCTTTTTAGACTTGAAAAGGATAAATGGATTAAGGTTGCGGATCGGATGCATTGTGTGGACGGCTTCAAGACTATGACTTGGGACTGGAAATCAACGCCTTCCTCTCATGAGGAGGTTTCGGAATTGTTTCAACTTCTTAATGATGTTCATAATCTAGAGTGGCAGGGTGGAGTTGACAATTGGAAATGGAAGGATACGAAGGATGGGCTGTTCAAGGTTTCTTCGGCTAAAAGATTGATGTCAAATGACACTACGGGTACTTGCAGGTCGATGGTTAAATGGAAGGATTGGACGCCACTCAAGTGCAAAATTTTGGTTTGGAGAGTTTTGTTTAATCGGATTCCTACCGTTGTAGAGCTTATCAAACGTGGAGTCAGTATTCTCGATACCGCTTGTTCGTTGTGTCATAGTGATTTGGAGACGACCTTACACCTTTTCACAGGGTGTATTTTCTCCCACGAGGTGTGGTTTCGAATCGAACTGTGGTGTCGCTTGAATCATACCTTTATTTTTGATGTTACGGATCTTATTCGTGTGCCGGAATCGACGTCTATGTCCAAAGATAATAAGCACATCTTAAGGGGTATAGTCTACACTTTTATGTGGGTTTTGTGGATTGAGCGCAATGACCGGATTTTCAACGACAAGAAGCGGAGTCCTATTCAGATTGTGGAGAATATTAAATCTACGGCTTATTTTTTGTTACGAAATAGGACTAGATGGAAAGATATAGATTGGAAAACTTGGTGTATTTGCCCTTTGGGTTGA